The Rhipicephalus sanguineus isolate Rsan-2018 chromosome 7, BIME_Rsan_1.4, whole genome shotgun sequence genome includes a window with the following:
- the LOC119399635 gene encoding GPI mannosyltransferase 4, with amino-acid sequence MSTLTRFYEHVGPLWITLAILRVSLVFYGQTGYIHPDEFFQSTEVVAGDLFELKAHRTWEFTSPYPIRSIAIIWLTTLAPLSILKWIWPYVAVAGTLPSPFLFLIVPRIFACAASFACDYAIYHLSAPPAKRNRRIKAIGLFASSYVAMVFYTRTFSNSVESWLLALLLLSVKDIMHNDELKLKDARVKVSRRYYLIAFLLCIGTFNRPTFICFALPAVVFWLCSGVNRNSQRFAKRAVKLGGCFLLWAQYPIIIDTFYFYPDILSGHSPLHVVVTPLNFIRYNLNTTNLELHGRHPNFLHVLVNVPLLFNMLGIVALGASCKVLYDRLPSSSRLEGLKILTVSKTFDVVAACTLLMPLCALSLFKHQEPRFLVPLLVPVVLLAQRHASTKLIIFWSMANALCLVFFGYVHQGGLLPCMTHVRDHLAQHKADNMTATVVFTRTYMPPRHLLAVKDSAAVDSCRPDGHRLQRRQPEALFP; translated from the exons ATGTCTACTTTAACTCGCTTTTACGAGCACGTTGGACCCCTGTGGATCACCCTCGCCATCCTGCGAGTGTCCCTCGTTTTCTACGGCCAGACAGGTTACATACACCCCGATGAATTCTTCCAAAGCACCGAAGTCGTTGCAG GTGACCTGTTTGAGCTCAAGGCACATCGGACATGGGAGTTCACCAGTCCATACCCCATACGCAGCATAGCCATCATATGGCTGACCACACTTGCGCCGCTGTCGATTCTAAAGTGGATATGGCCATACGTAGCCGTGGCTGGAACGCTGCCCTCGCCTTTCCTGTTTCTGATAGTCCCACGGATCTTTGCTTGTGCTGCATCATTCGCCTGCGACTATGCCATTTACCATCTGTCGGCACCGCCTGCGAAACGGAACAGACGCATCAAGGCCATTGGGCTCTTCGCCAGCTCCTATGTGGCAATGGTTTTCTACACAAGAACGTTCAGCAATTCTGTTGAATCATGGCTGCTAGCATTGCTGCTGCTTTCCGTCAAGGACATCATGCACAACGACGAACTGAAGCTCAAGGACGCCCGGGTGAAAGTGTCGCGGAGGTACTACCTGATAGCATTCTTGCTTTGCATCGGGACTTTCAACCGACCCACTTTTATTTGCTTTGCCCTGCCAGCCGTCGTTTTTTGGTTGTGCAGCGGAGTCAACCGCAACT CGCAGCGATTCGCAAAACGTGCGGTTAAGCTTGGCGGGTGCTTCTTACTGTGGGCTCAGTATCCCATCATCATCGATACTTTCTACTTTTACCCCGACATTTTATCCGGCCACAGCCCACTGCATGTTGTTGTGACACCGCTGAACTTCATTCGTTATAATCTCAACACAACCAATTTAGAGTTGCACGGAAGGCACCCAAACTTTCTGCACGTACTTGTCAATGTCCCACTTTTGTTTAACATGCTTGGAATTGTGGCCCTCGGGGCCTCCTGCAAAGTCCTCTACGACAGGTTGCCATCCAGTTCAAGACTGGAAGGCCTTAAAATCCTTACGGTCTCCAAGACGTTCGACGTGGTTGCTGCGTGCACCCTGCTAATGCCGTTATGCGCCTTGTCGCTGTTCAAGCACCAGGAACCGCGATTTCTGGTGCCGCTGTTGGTCCCAGTGGTTCTATTGGCTCAACGGCATGCTTCAACAAAGCTGATCATCTTCTGGAGCATGGCAAATGCGCTGTGCTTGGTTTTCTTCGGCTACGTGCACCAGGGTGGCCTGCTTCCGTGCATGACGCACGTCCGTGACCACCTCGCACAGCACAAGGCAGACAATATGACCGCTACTGTCGTGTTTACACGCACGTACATGCCGCCTCGCCATCTGCTTGCAGTGAAGGACAGTGCTGCAGTGGACAGTTGTCGACCTGATGGGCACCGACTTCAAAGGAGACAACCTGAAGCATTATTTCCTTGA